From a region of the Mycobacterium intracellulare ATCC 13950 genome:
- a CDS encoding tellurite resistance/C4-dicarboxylate transporter family protein, protein MTIRFADIEPSPDVFAAVMATGILSIGAKNHGYRLISDTMGVIATLGLVLLVALVVAKGCATGHKLRWDLTDPDVTLRMITFVAACAVIDTRLSSNVWVARVLGAVGLASWLVLILLSARNMLAHRWSALRDRAHGAWQLGSVGTSGLAIVIARAARHTGHHWWLAVAVAAWVAALCIYGLMTWLTLWRVVNERQDRDGFEPDTWILMGGMAIATLAGDNIHAVAPAWLAGPVRVVTIVTWVTATLWIPPLIYFALHRIRRYPNMLRFAGVWWAFVFPLGMYSAASFAMAIEIGQRSLLTVSLVFFWDALAAWLIVVAAGLLLLSRALLLSPADRDTRRA, encoded by the coding sequence GTGACGATCCGGTTCGCCGATATCGAGCCCTCACCCGATGTGTTCGCTGCGGTGATGGCGACCGGCATCTTGTCGATCGGTGCGAAAAATCACGGGTACCGGTTGATCAGCGACACGATGGGTGTCATCGCCACTTTGGGTCTGGTCCTCCTGGTTGCCCTCGTCGTCGCGAAGGGTTGCGCCACCGGACACAAGCTGCGCTGGGATCTGACCGATCCCGACGTCACGCTGCGGATGATCACCTTCGTCGCCGCCTGCGCGGTGATCGACACGCGCCTGTCGTCGAATGTGTGGGTGGCGCGGGTGCTCGGTGCCGTCGGGCTGGCGTCGTGGCTGGTGCTGATCCTGCTCAGCGCGCGAAACATGTTGGCGCACCGCTGGTCCGCGCTGCGCGACCGCGCCCACGGCGCCTGGCAGCTGGGCAGCGTCGGAACATCGGGTTTGGCGATCGTGATCGCCCGGGCGGCCCGTCACACCGGTCATCACTGGTGGCTCGCGGTGGCCGTGGCCGCGTGGGTGGCGGCGCTGTGCATCTACGGCCTGATGACCTGGCTGACCCTGTGGCGCGTGGTCAACGAACGACAGGACCGCGACGGCTTCGAACCGGACACCTGGATCCTGATGGGCGGCATGGCGATTGCGACGCTGGCCGGCGATAACATCCACGCCGTGGCCCCCGCCTGGCTGGCCGGCCCGGTGCGCGTGGTCACCATCGTGACCTGGGTGACGGCCACCCTGTGGATACCGCCGCTGATCTACTTCGCGCTGCACCGCATTCGGCGGTATCCGAACATGCTGCGGTTTGCCGGCGTGTGGTGGGCGTTCGTGTTCCCGCTGGGCATGTATTCGGCGGCCAGCTTCGCCATGGCGATCGAGATCGGTCAGCGATCGCTGCTCACCGTCTCGCTGGTGTTCTTCTGGGACGCGTTGGCGGCCTGGTTGATTGTGGTCGCCGCGGGGCTGCTCCTGTTGTCGCGGGCGCTGCTGCTAAGCCCCGCGGATCGCGATACCCGCCGAGCGTAA
- a CDS encoding S9 family peptidase codes for MSESHLAGPVPPVAKRVDSRREHHGDVFIDPYEWLREKTNPDVIAYLEAENSYVDQMTAHLEPLRQQIFDEIKARTKETDLSVPTRQGQWWYYARTFEGKQYRVQCRCPVSDPDDWNPPTLDENTDIPGEQILLDSNVEAEGHEFFSLGAATVSLDGNLLAYSVDTLGDERYTLRFKDLRTGELYPDEIADIGAGATWAADNRTVYYLTLDAAHRPDKVWRYRVGSGAESELVYHEADEKFWLGVGLTRSEAYVFIASGSSITSEFRYADATDPQAQFTVVLPRREGVEYSVEHAVVGGQDRFLILHNDDAVNFTLTEAPVSDPTQQRTLIPHRDDVRLDGVDAFAGHLVVSYRREALPRLALWRVNSDGTYAEPEEVSFDSELMSAGLAGNPNWGAPKLRIRAGSLVIPARVYDIDFVTGERTLLREQPVLGDYRPDDYVERRDWAVAEDGARIPVSVVHRSGIEFPAPALVYGYGAYEICTDPSFSIARLSLLDRGMVFAIAHVRGGGEMGRLWYEHGKLLEKKNTFTDFVAVARHLVDSGVTRPRRLVALGGSAGGLLMGAVANLAPELFAGILAQVPFVDPLTTILDPSLPLTVTEWDEWGNPLADKDVYSYMKSYSPYENVEAKPYPAILAMTSLNDTRVYYVEPAKWVAALRHLNANGSPVLLKTQMNAGHGGVSGRYKGWEETAFQYAWLLATADGDRYGGGRDG; via the coding sequence ATGAGCGAGTCGCACCTTGCCGGTCCCGTGCCACCCGTCGCCAAGCGGGTGGACAGCCGGCGCGAGCACCACGGTGACGTCTTCATCGACCCCTATGAGTGGCTGCGCGAGAAGACGAACCCCGACGTGATCGCCTACCTCGAGGCGGAAAACAGCTACGTCGACCAGATGACCGCCCACCTCGAACCGTTGCGGCAACAGATCTTCGACGAGATCAAGGCGCGTACCAAGGAAACCGACCTGTCGGTACCGACGCGGCAGGGCCAGTGGTGGTACTACGCCCGCACGTTCGAAGGCAAGCAGTATCGCGTCCAGTGCCGTTGCCCGGTAAGTGATCCCGACGACTGGAACCCGCCGACCCTGGACGAGAACACCGACATTCCCGGCGAACAAATCTTGCTCGATTCGAACGTCGAAGCCGAGGGTCACGAATTTTTCTCCCTGGGCGCCGCAACCGTCAGCCTCGACGGAAACCTGCTGGCGTACTCCGTCGACACCCTCGGCGATGAACGCTATACGTTGCGGTTCAAGGATTTACGCACCGGCGAGCTGTATCCGGACGAGATCGCCGACATCGGCGCGGGTGCGACCTGGGCCGCGGACAACCGCACCGTGTACTACCTCACCCTGGACGCGGCCCATCGCCCCGACAAGGTGTGGCGGTATCGGGTGGGCTCCGGTGCGGAATCGGAGCTGGTGTACCACGAAGCCGACGAGAAGTTTTGGCTCGGCGTGGGACTCACCAGAAGTGAGGCCTACGTCTTCATCGCCTCCGGTTCCTCGATCACCTCCGAATTCCGCTACGCCGACGCCACCGATCCGCAGGCGCAGTTCACCGTCGTGCTGCCGCGCCGCGAAGGCGTCGAGTATTCGGTCGAACATGCGGTGGTGGGCGGGCAGGACCGGTTCTTGATCCTGCATAACGACGACGCGGTCAACTTCACGCTGACCGAGGCGCCGGTCAGCGATCCCACCCAGCAGCGCACGCTGATCCCGCACCGCGACGATGTCCGACTCGACGGGGTGGACGCCTTCGCCGGCCATCTCGTGGTCAGCTACCGGCGTGAGGCGCTGCCGCGGCTCGCGCTGTGGCGCGTCAACTCCGACGGCACATACGCGGAGCCCGAAGAGGTTTCGTTCGATTCCGAACTGATGTCGGCCGGCCTGGCCGGCAACCCGAATTGGGGCGCGCCCAAGCTGCGGATCCGGGCGGGGTCTCTGGTCATTCCGGCACGGGTCTACGACATCGACTTCGTCACCGGCGAACGCACCCTGCTGCGCGAGCAACCCGTACTCGGCGATTATCGCCCGGACGATTACGTCGAACGGCGCGACTGGGCGGTCGCCGAGGACGGCGCCCGGATCCCGGTCTCGGTCGTGCACCGCTCAGGAATCGAATTCCCAGCGCCCGCGCTGGTTTACGGCTACGGAGCCTACGAGATCTGCACCGATCCGAGTTTCTCCATCGCCCGGTTGTCGCTGTTGGATCGGGGAATGGTGTTCGCGATCGCCCACGTCCGCGGCGGCGGCGAGATGGGCCGGCTGTGGTATGAGCACGGCAAGCTCTTGGAGAAGAAGAACACCTTCACCGACTTCGTCGCGGTGGCAAGGCATTTGGTGGATTCCGGAGTAACCCGCCCGCGCCGGCTGGTGGCGTTGGGGGGCAGTGCCGGCGGACTGTTGATGGGGGCGGTGGCCAACCTGGCGCCGGAACTCTTTGCCGGAATCCTCGCGCAGGTACCGTTCGTCGACCCGCTGACCACCATTTTGGATCCCTCCTTGCCGCTGACCGTCACCGAGTGGGACGAATGGGGAAACCCGTTGGCGGACAAGGACGTCTACTCCTACATGAAGTCCTATTCCCCGTATGAGAACGTCGAGGCAAAGCCGTATCCGGCGATCCTGGCGATGACCTCGCTCAACGACACGCGGGTCTACTACGTGGAACCCGCAAAATGGGTCGCGGCCCTGCGACACCTCAACGCGAACGGCAGCCCGGTCCTGCTGAAGACCCAGATGAATGCCGGGCATGGCGGCGTCAGCGGTCGCTACAAGGGTTGGGAGGAAACCGCGTTCCAGTATGCGTGGCTGCTGGCCACCGCCGACGGCGACCGTTATGGCGGCGGCCGGGACGGCTAG
- a CDS encoding phosphoribosylaminoimidazolesuccinocarboxamide synthase, translating into MPALSDYQHLASGKVRELYRVDDEHLLLVATDRISAYDFVLDSTIPDKGRILTAMSVFFFGLVDAPNHLAGPPDDPRIPDEVLGRALVVRRLDMLPVECVARGYLTGSGLLDYQATGKVCGITLPPGLVEASRFAEPLFTPATKAALGDHDENVSFARVIEMVGGVRANQLRDRTLQIYVQAADHALRKGIIIADTKFEFGTDRDGNLLLADEIFTPDSSRYWPADEYQVGVVQNSFDKQFVRNWLTSPDSGWDRHGTLPAPPLPDDIIEATRGRYIEAYERISGLSFGDWIGPAA; encoded by the coding sequence ATGCCCGCACTGTCCGACTACCAGCATCTGGCCAGCGGCAAGGTCCGTGAGCTGTATCGCGTCGACGACGAACACCTCCTATTGGTCGCCACCGACCGCATCTCGGCGTACGACTTCGTCCTGGACAGCACTATCCCGGACAAGGGCCGCATCCTGACGGCGATGAGCGTCTTCTTCTTCGGTCTCGTGGACGCCCCCAATCATTTGGCCGGGCCGCCGGATGACCCGCGCATCCCCGACGAGGTGCTGGGCCGGGCCCTGGTGGTGCGGCGGCTGGACATGCTTCCGGTCGAATGCGTGGCGCGCGGTTACCTGACCGGCTCGGGGCTCCTGGACTACCAGGCGACCGGCAAGGTCTGCGGCATCACCTTGCCTCCGGGACTGGTCGAAGCCAGCCGGTTCGCCGAACCGCTGTTCACCCCGGCGACCAAGGCCGCGTTGGGGGACCACGACGAGAACGTCTCGTTCGCCCGCGTGATCGAGATGGTGGGCGGGGTGCGCGCCAACCAACTGCGCGACCGCACGTTGCAGATCTACGTTCAGGCCGCCGACCATGCGCTGAGGAAAGGAATCATCATCGCGGACACCAAGTTCGAGTTCGGCACCGACCGCGACGGCAACCTGCTACTGGCCGACGAGATCTTCACCCCGGATTCGTCACGGTACTGGCCGGCCGACGAGTACCAGGTCGGCGTGGTCCAGAACAGTTTCGACAAACAGTTCGTCCGCAACTGGCTCACCAGCCCCGACTCCGGGTGGGACCGCCACGGCACGCTACCCGCGCCGCCGCTCCCGGACGACATCATCGAGGCGACCCGTGGCCGCTATATCGAGGCCTACGAACGCATTTCCGGCCTGAGCTTCGGCGACTGGATCGGCCCCGCCGCATGA
- a CDS encoding cytochrome P450, giving the protein MTLAGALAEIDFTDLDNFADGFPHDLFAIHRREAPVYWHPPTDNTPDNEGFWSVATYAETLEVLKDPVTYSSVTGGERPYGGTLLQDLAIAGQVLNMMDDPRHSQIRRLVSSGLTPRMIRLVEDDLRTRARRLLDAVVPGEPFDFLVDIAAELPMQMICILLGVPESERHWLFDAIEPQFDFGGSRKASLSQLSVEEAGSRMYDYGRQLIASKRENPTDDMLSVVANAMLDDSDASALSDLELYLFFSLLFSAGAETTRNAVAGGLLALANHPSQLRSLREDLGALPTAVEEMVRWTSPSPSKRRTATRDVTLGGRPIEAGQKIQIWEGSANRDASVFDHADTFDIARKPNPHLGFGQGVHYCLGANLARLELRVLFEELLSRFGAVQVVRPVEWARSNRHTGIRHLVVELREDQ; this is encoded by the coding sequence GTGACCCTGGCCGGCGCACTCGCGGAGATCGATTTCACCGATCTCGACAACTTCGCCGACGGGTTCCCGCACGACCTGTTCGCCATCCATCGCCGCGAGGCGCCGGTGTACTGGCACCCACCGACCGACAACACCCCGGACAACGAGGGCTTCTGGTCGGTCGCCACCTACGCGGAAACGCTTGAGGTTCTCAAGGATCCGGTGACGTACTCGTCGGTCACCGGGGGCGAACGGCCCTACGGCGGCACGCTGTTACAGGACCTGGCGATCGCCGGGCAGGTGCTCAACATGATGGACGACCCCCGGCATTCGCAAATCCGGCGACTGGTCAGTTCCGGGCTGACGCCGCGGATGATCCGTTTAGTGGAAGACGATCTGCGGACCAGGGCGCGCCGGCTGCTCGACGCCGTGGTGCCGGGCGAGCCGTTCGACTTCCTGGTCGACATCGCCGCCGAGCTACCGATGCAGATGATCTGCATCCTGCTGGGAGTCCCTGAATCCGAACGGCATTGGCTGTTCGACGCGATCGAGCCGCAGTTCGATTTCGGCGGTTCGCGCAAAGCGTCGCTCTCGCAGCTGTCGGTGGAAGAGGCCGGGTCGCGCATGTACGACTACGGCCGGCAATTGATCGCGTCCAAGCGTGAGAACCCGACCGATGACATGTTGTCGGTCGTGGCGAACGCGATGCTCGACGATTCGGATGCGTCGGCCCTTTCCGACCTCGAGCTGTACCTGTTCTTCAGCCTGCTGTTCAGCGCCGGCGCGGAGACCACCCGCAACGCGGTCGCGGGCGGGCTGCTGGCGCTGGCCAACCATCCGTCGCAATTACGTTCCCTGCGTGAGGATCTCGGTGCGCTGCCCACCGCCGTGGAGGAGATGGTGCGGTGGACCTCACCCTCGCCGTCGAAGCGGCGCACCGCCACCCGCGACGTCACGCTGGGCGGCCGGCCGATCGAGGCCGGACAGAAAATACAGATCTGGGAGGGTTCGGCGAATCGCGACGCCAGCGTGTTCGACCACGCCGACACATTCGATATCGCCCGGAAACCCAACCCGCACCTGGGATTCGGTCAGGGCGTGCACTACTGCCTGGGCGCCAACCTGGCCCGGCTGGAACTGCGGGTGCTGTTCGAGGAGTTGCTCTCCCGGTTCGGTGCCGTGCAGGTGGTCCGGCCGGTCGAATGGGCCCGCAGCAACCGGCATACCGGCATCCGGCACCTCGTCGTGGAGCTACGCGAAGACCAGTGA